The proteins below come from a single Cervus elaphus chromosome 4, mCerEla1.1, whole genome shotgun sequence genomic window:
- the B3GNT8 gene encoding UDP-GlcNAc:betaGal beta-1,3-N-acetylglucosaminyltransferase 8, with amino-acid sequence MRCHKCLLCLSALLTLLGLKVYIEWMSEPHLGKAYPGPRSSPPGSTPASAEPTLPANLSARLGQTGPLPSAYWNQQQWRLGTLPGVNSTEAGDCGAWGAAAAAEIPDFTSYPEDLRRFLLWAACRSFPQWLPAGGGGQVTGCGDPGDVPFLLLAVKSEPGRFAERQAVRQTWGGSAPGIRLLFLLGSPVGQAGPDLSTLVSWESRRYSDLLLWDFLDVPFNQTLKDLMLLAWLGRHCPGVSFVLQAQDDAFVHTPALLDHLRGLSPARARGLYLGEVFTQAKPLRKPGEPFYVPGSFFEGSYPAYASGGGYVISGRLAPWLLQAAARVAPFPFGDVYTGLCFQALGLAPRTHKGFLTAWPADRTADPCAFRDLLLVRPLSPQDSIRLWKQLQDPGLQC; translated from the coding sequence ATGCGCTGCCACAAGTGCCTTCTCTGCCTGTCAGCCCTGCTCACACTCCTGGGCCTTAAAGTGTACATCGAGTGGATGTCCGAGCCCCACCTGGGCAAGGCCTACCCAGGACCCcgcagcagcccgccaggctccacgcCAGCCAGCGCCGAGCCCACCCTGCCAGCCAACCTCTCAGCCCGTCTGGGCCAGACTGGCCCGCTGCCCTCGGCTTACTGGAACCAGCAGCAGTGGCGTCTGGGGACCCTGCCCGGAGTGAACAGCACAGAGGCAGGGGACTGTGGCGCTTGGGGGGCTGCCGCTGCGGCCGAGATCCCTGACTTCACTTCCTACCCCGAGGACCTCCGCCGCTTCCTGCTGTGGGCTGCCTGCCGAAGCTTCCCACAGTGGCTGCCCGCAGGTGGCGGAGGCCAGGTGACCGGCTGCGGGGATCCCGGTGACGTCCCCTTCCTGCTGTTGGCTGTCAAGTCGGAACCAGGGCGCTTTGCGGAACGACAGGCTGTGAGGCAGACGTGGGGCGGGTCGGCCCCTGGGATCCGGCTGCTCTTCCTCCTGGGGTCCCCAGTGGGCCAGGCGGGGCCGGACCTCAGCACCCTGGTGTCCTGGGAGAGCCGCCGCTACAGTGACCTGCTGCTCTGGGACTTCCTCGACGTCCCCTTCAACCAGACACTCAAGGACTTGATGCTGCTGGCCTGGCTTGGCCGCCACTGCCCTGGTGTGAGCTTTGTCCTGCAGGCCCAGGACGACGCCTTCGTGCACACCCCTGCTCTGCTGGACCACCTGCGGGGCCTGTCGCCTGCCCGGGCCCGGGGCCTCTACCTGGGTGAGGTCTTCACCCAGGCCAAGCCCCTCCGGAAGCCCGGAGAACCCTTCTACGTGCCCGGGTCCTTCTTCGAGGGCAGCTACCCAGCCTACGCCAGCGGGGGTGGCTACGTGATCTCGGGGCGCTTGGCACCCTGGCTGCTGCAGGCGGCGGCCCGCGtggcccccttcccctttggcGACGTCTACACTGGTCTGTGCTTCCAAGCCCTGGGCCTGGCCCCCAGGACTCACAAAGGCTTCCTCACGGCCTGGCCGGCAGACCGCACTGCTGACCCCTGTGCCTTCCGAGACCTGCTGCTTGTGCGGCCCCTCAGCCCTCAGGACAGCATCCGGCTCTGGAAACAGCTGCAGGACCCTGGGCTCCAGTGCTGA